A part of Corynebacterium lactis RW2-5 genomic DNA contains:
- a CDS encoding PP2C family protein-serine/threonine phosphatase, with protein MSFALDYTTLSDRGLVRQNNEDSAYAGSRLLALADGMGGHAAGEVASQLMIAAVSRLDNDQPGADLLDALRRACFAGNNSIADEIDDNPATQGMGTTLTALLFDGTRLGMCHVGDSRGYLLRDGELIRITRDDTYVQSLVDDGKISEEEASVHPQRSLILKALTGRPVEPTLSYREVHEGDRYLLCSDGLSDPVSAETIRDALSEGTPAEAAEKLVNFALRSGGPDNVTVVVADVVDSSASTPSEPSLAGALRNSEEELPRPNTAAGRAAALRPRQSQEIAVTTEPVKRKSKGTWLVVAVVALLVVAVAGIGVWGWNKKESMYHLAVVDDQVQLMHGVPGSLLGFKLQEPHQFVCLTDDNKVQLPPAGTAKDKVDCHIMSPKDLSPAARSSLEGLPADSYDGVSEQIGRLAESALPVCLTLDNKDKSNSKKDTQDNKLGSEPGVNCREVAK; from the coding sequence ATGAGTTTTGCACTTGACTACACCACGCTGTCGGACCGGGGCCTGGTCCGACAGAACAACGAAGACTCGGCCTATGCTGGCTCGCGCCTTCTCGCGCTTGCCGACGGCATGGGAGGCCACGCTGCAGGTGAAGTCGCATCGCAGCTGATGATTGCGGCCGTTTCCCGGTTGGACAACGATCAGCCCGGCGCGGACCTCCTCGACGCGCTGCGTCGCGCCTGCTTCGCCGGCAACAACTCGATTGCCGACGAGATCGATGACAACCCCGCCACGCAGGGCATGGGCACGACCCTGACCGCGCTGCTTTTCGACGGTACGCGTCTCGGCATGTGCCACGTCGGCGATTCACGCGGCTACCTCCTGCGCGACGGAGAGCTGATCCGCATTACTCGCGATGACACCTACGTGCAGTCACTGGTGGACGACGGCAAGATCTCCGAGGAGGAGGCCTCCGTCCACCCGCAGCGTTCGCTGATTCTCAAGGCCCTGACCGGTCGCCCGGTAGAGCCGACCCTTTCCTACCGCGAGGTCCACGAGGGCGACCGCTACCTGTTGTGCTCCGACGGCCTGTCTGATCCGGTCTCCGCGGAGACCATTCGGGATGCCCTATCGGAGGGCACTCCCGCCGAGGCCGCCGAAAAGCTGGTCAACTTCGCCCTGCGCTCCGGCGGTCCCGACAACGTGACCGTTGTGGTCGCGGACGTGGTGGATTCGTCGGCAAGCACACCGTCCGAACCCTCCCTGGCGGGTGCCCTGCGGAACTCGGAGGAGGAGCTGCCGCGGCCGAACACCGCGGCGGGCCGGGCGGCGGCGCTGAGGCCTCGTCAGTCGCAGGAGATTGCGGTGACTACGGAGCCGGTCAAGCGGAAGTCCAAGGGCACCTGGCTGGTCGTTGCTGTGGTGGCGCTGCTTGTCGTCGCCGTGGCCGGCATCGGCGTGTGGGGCTGGAACAAGAAGGAGTCGATGTATCACCTCGCCGTGGTCGACGACCAGGTCCAGCTCATGCACGGTGTCCCGGGGTCGCTGCTCGGGTTCAAGCTACAGGAGCCGCACCAGTTCGTCTGTCTCACCGACGACAACAAGGTGCAGCTGCCGCCGGCCGGCACCGCGAAGGACAAGGTCGACTGCCACATCATGTCGCCGAAGGATCTTTCCCCCGCTGCGCGCAGCTCCCTGGAGGGCCTTCCCGCCGACTCCTACGACGGGGTCAGCGAGCAGATTGGTCGGCTGGCAGAATCCGCGCTACCGGTATGCCTGACGCTGGACAACAAAGACAAGAGCAATAGCAAAAAAGATACTCAGGACAACAAACTCGGCTCCGAACCAGGGGTTAACTGCAGGGAGGTAGCCAAATGA
- a CDS encoding iron chaperone, which translates to MAVQHMSDETIAEFFAEYLSHVDDDTQRAVALEVLEWVHERYPALKVRIAWNQPMFTLGETFIIGFSYAKKHMSIAPERAGIEHFSEEFDHRGLSYGKMMVRFPWPADGSATSMPLDLLGEMIEFNMKEKEGMTKFWR; encoded by the coding sequence ATGGCAGTCCAACACATGTCCGACGAGACAATCGCCGAATTCTTCGCCGAATACCTTTCCCACGTCGACGACGACACCCAACGCGCCGTCGCCCTGGAAGTCCTCGAGTGGGTCCACGAGCGCTACCCCGCACTGAAGGTGCGCATCGCCTGGAATCAGCCGATGTTTACCCTCGGTGAGACCTTCATTATTGGCTTCTCCTACGCGAAGAAGCACATGTCTATCGCACCCGAGCGCGCAGGCATCGAGCACTTCTCCGAGGAGTTCGACCACAGGGGCCTGTCCTACGGCAAAATGATGGTCCGCTTCCCCTGGCCTGCCGACGGCTCCGCCACCTCCATGCCGCTGGACCTGCTGGGAGAAATGATCGAATTCAATATGAAGGAAAAGGAAGGAATGACCAAGTTCTGGCGTTAA
- a CDS encoding DHA2 family efflux MFS transporter permease subunit has product MNTSTNEFDSKQAWPALWTVLLGFFMILVDATIVTVGINTIQHDLGGKLDSVMWVTSGYLLAYAVPLLVTGRLGDLWGIKKTYVAGLIIFVLASLACGLAPSIGMLVLARVVQGFGAALLTPQTMALITRMFPPTHRGAAMGLWGSAAGVAALTGPLAGGLLIDLLNWRWIFLINVPVGLIGLFCAFRFVPTFDTNRHKIDYPGILLSAVGMFLLVFGIQEGESAGWAGWIWALIAAGIVVLALFTLWEAKTTSEPLMPLFLFKDRNFTASSLAIAVMGALVVSVGFPIILYAQNARGLTTISAALLLVPQALISGFMSPWTGKLLGKLKFREFGLIGFGASLIGMLGFHFLMREGVSVLWLLLPSAAFGVANAFIWGTLSTAATRNIDGTLAGAASGVYNTIRQIGSVLGSALIATVMAAALSDNHGDFTPSMSLAMWLPVALSAAGIAASLMIKNPSEQS; this is encoded by the coding sequence GTGAATACATCAACAAACGAATTCGATAGCAAGCAGGCCTGGCCGGCACTGTGGACCGTGCTGCTCGGCTTTTTCATGATTCTGGTCGACGCGACAATCGTCACTGTCGGCATTAACACCATCCAACACGACCTGGGTGGCAAGCTTGACTCCGTCATGTGGGTGACCTCGGGCTACCTCCTGGCCTACGCGGTGCCACTACTAGTTACCGGCCGACTCGGAGACCTGTGGGGCATTAAGAAGACCTACGTCGCGGGCCTTATTATCTTCGTCCTGGCGTCCTTGGCCTGTGGCCTCGCGCCGAGCATCGGCATGCTGGTGCTGGCCCGCGTGGTGCAGGGCTTCGGCGCGGCACTGCTGACTCCGCAGACGATGGCGCTGATTACCCGCATGTTCCCGCCGACTCACCGTGGCGCTGCGATGGGCCTGTGGGGCTCGGCCGCCGGTGTCGCGGCGCTCACCGGACCGCTCGCGGGTGGTCTACTAATCGACCTGCTCAACTGGCGCTGGATATTCCTCATCAACGTGCCCGTCGGACTGATTGGCCTGTTCTGCGCCTTCCGCTTCGTCCCGACCTTCGACACGAACCGTCACAAGATCGACTACCCGGGCATCCTGCTCAGTGCCGTCGGCATGTTCCTGCTGGTCTTCGGCATTCAGGAAGGCGAGTCCGCCGGTTGGGCCGGCTGGATTTGGGCGTTGATCGCCGCGGGCATCGTCGTGCTCGCCCTGTTTACCCTGTGGGAGGCGAAGACCACCTCGGAGCCGCTGATGCCGCTGTTCCTGTTCAAGGACCGGAACTTCACGGCGTCGTCACTTGCGATTGCGGTGATGGGTGCGCTTGTGGTCTCCGTCGGCTTCCCGATCATCCTGTATGCGCAGAACGCGCGAGGCTTGACGACGATCTCCGCGGCGCTCTTGCTGGTGCCACAGGCGCTGATTTCTGGCTTCATGTCCCCGTGGACCGGCAAGCTGCTGGGGAAGCTGAAGTTCCGGGAATTCGGGCTGATTGGTTTCGGCGCTTCGCTGATTGGCATGTTGGGATTCCACTTTCTCATGCGCGAGGGCGTATCCGTGTTGTGGCTGCTACTGCCGTCGGCGGCATTTGGTGTGGCTAACGCGTTCATCTGGGGCACGCTGTCCACTGCAGCGACCCGAAACATCGACGGTACTCTGGCGGGCGCTGCCTCCGGCGTCTACAACACCATCCGCCAGATCGGCAGCGTGCTCGGCAGCGCCCTGATTGCGACCGTCATGGCCGCTGCACTGAGCGACAATCACGGTGATTTCACGCCGTCGATGAGCCTGGCGATGTGGCTGCCGGTCGCCTTGTCGGCAGCGGGCATTGCGGCTTCGCTGATGATCAAAAACCCGTCTGAGCAGAGCTAG
- a CDS encoding DUF3662 and FHA domain-containing protein, with the protein MDFLGRIRKLDSSLQRGLDNSFARVFGGKVVPNELEECLKQEIEDFLMQDADGQFLAPNDFRIGVSAADFKNLSEGDPNLPRQLAERMTRYCRNNGWGFSGVISVRLQALDSLHTGQLKTASRFTEDTTEHSEFIGLDGEAPELGVAPSGDVAATSASYRPEPESALPAEPQPAPEPGPEPEVEEFPTASRPIPAVNPEPEAPAQAPTRSVSLLLQDGSSRVFEVREGSNIIGRGTASDFRLPDTGVSRQHAEITWDGQDAVLVDLHSTNGTIVNGEQIDNWLLADGDTISLGHSLLEVRIR; encoded by the coding sequence ATGGATTTCCTAGGACGCATCCGCAAGCTCGACAGCTCGCTGCAGCGCGGGCTCGATAACAGCTTCGCGCGCGTATTCGGCGGCAAGGTTGTCCCGAATGAGCTGGAAGAATGCCTGAAGCAGGAGATTGAAGATTTCCTGATGCAAGATGCCGACGGGCAATTCCTGGCTCCCAACGACTTCCGCATTGGCGTCAGCGCTGCGGATTTCAAAAACCTCTCCGAGGGCGATCCGAACCTGCCGCGCCAGCTGGCCGAGCGAATGACCCGCTACTGCCGTAACAACGGCTGGGGCTTCTCCGGCGTTATCTCCGTGCGCCTGCAGGCGCTGGATTCCCTCCACACCGGCCAGCTGAAGACCGCGAGCCGTTTCACCGAGGACACCACCGAACACTCGGAGTTCATCGGGCTCGACGGCGAGGCACCGGAGCTTGGTGTCGCCCCCTCGGGCGATGTCGCCGCTACCTCGGCGTCCTACCGCCCGGAGCCGGAGTCGGCCCTGCCTGCAGAGCCCCAGCCCGCACCGGAGCCAGGACCCGAGCCCGAGGTAGAAGAGTTCCCGACCGCCTCCCGCCCAATCCCGGCCGTGAATCCAGAGCCGGAGGCACCGGCGCAGGCGCCGACCCGCTCCGTGTCCCTGCTGCTACAGGACGGATCCTCCCGTGTTTTCGAGGTCCGCGAGGGCTCGAACATCATCGGCCGCGGCACCGCCTCGGACTTCCGCCTGCCGGATACCGGCGTCTCCCGCCAGCACGCTGAGATTACCTGGGATGGTCAGGACGCTGTGCTGGTTGACCTGCACTCGACCAATGGCACGATTGTCAACGGCGAGCAGATTGATAACTGGCTCCTCGCCGACGGCGACACCATTTCACTCGGTCATTCCCTGCTCGAGGTCCGCATCCGATAG
- a CDS encoding TetR/AcrR family transcriptional regulator, with product MSKKTGPKPTFTATDAVRAATEIGLGNFTLSEVARRLGVATPSLYRVISSREDLVGMCLDDVNSEMLRRAQSIDGTWQDCIRAMTNLLWSMLEEVKGLDRVLLGATAHTHFVQLFEFIGKMILERGFHGGPSRVMFALNFVSDTVLAAHLQLVALREHLGDELSENPEAHTTESDTAAVENEFRIVPTQQWGERGWVDRKVDFIIAGFERNLD from the coding sequence ATGTCGAAAAAAACTGGTCCGAAACCAACCTTCACTGCGACCGATGCTGTGCGTGCCGCAACGGAAATCGGACTGGGAAACTTTACGCTCTCCGAAGTAGCGCGACGCCTCGGGGTCGCCACTCCATCTCTGTACCGAGTTATTTCTTCGAGGGAAGACCTCGTCGGGATGTGCCTTGATGACGTCAACTCGGAGATGCTGCGTCGCGCGCAATCTATCGACGGAACCTGGCAGGACTGCATCCGTGCGATGACCAATCTCCTTTGGTCCATGCTGGAAGAGGTGAAAGGCCTGGACCGCGTACTGCTCGGAGCTACGGCGCACACCCACTTCGTGCAGCTCTTCGAGTTCATCGGCAAGATGATTCTCGAGCGGGGCTTCCACGGCGGCCCCAGCCGAGTGATGTTCGCTCTCAACTTCGTCAGCGATACTGTTCTAGCCGCTCACCTTCAGCTCGTCGCGCTGCGAGAGCATCTCGGCGACGAGCTGTCGGAAAACCCCGAAGCACACACCACAGAATCCGATACCGCAGCCGTCGAGAATGAGTTTCGTATTGTCCCAACTCAACAGTGGGGCGAGCGTGGCTGGGTCGATCGCAAGGTCGACTTCATCATCGCGGGGTTCGAGAGGAACTTGGACTAG
- a CDS encoding FHA domain-containing protein FhaB/FipA, translated as MEAIVFLLSRIGVLVVLWFFIWMTLRTLRTETNGSATLRPVRQQSSGGAPAKRFQRSQTPRQLLVTAGPLAGSRMNLDNQRDITIGRSESSAFVLNDDFASSQHARLISRDGVWYLEDLDSRNGTFLNGQRVEQPERLTPGMEIRIGRTTLRLQP; from the coding sequence GTGGAGGCCATTGTTTTTCTGCTCTCGCGCATCGGCGTGCTCGTAGTCCTGTGGTTTTTCATTTGGATGACGCTGCGCACGCTGCGGACGGAGACGAACGGCTCGGCCACCCTGCGGCCTGTGCGCCAACAGTCGAGTGGCGGCGCACCCGCGAAGCGGTTCCAGCGCTCGCAGACCCCGCGGCAGCTTCTCGTCACCGCTGGGCCCCTGGCTGGATCGCGCATGAACTTGGACAACCAGCGCGATATCACCATCGGCCGCTCGGAGAGCTCCGCGTTCGTCCTCAACGACGACTTCGCATCGTCTCAGCACGCCCGCCTCATCAGCCGCGATGGCGTCTGGTATCTGGAGGACCTCGACTCCCGCAACGGCACCTTCCTCAATGGCCAGCGCGTTGAGCAACCAGAACGGCTGACCCCTGGCATGGAAATCCGCATTGGCCGCACGACGCTGAGGTTGCAACCATGA